One window of Equus asinus isolate D_3611 breed Donkey chromosome 7, EquAss-T2T_v2, whole genome shotgun sequence genomic DNA carries:
- the ADCYAP1 gene encoding pituitary adenylate cyclase-activating polypeptide, with protein MTMCSGARLALLLYGIIMHSSVYCSPAAAGLRFPGIRPEDEAYDEDGNPLLDFYDPEPPGAGSPASALYYPAERRDVAHGILNKAYRKVLDQLSARKYLQTLVAKGLGGNLGGGAEDDSEPLSKRHSDGIFTDSYSRYRKQMAVKKYLAAVLGKRYKQRVKNKGRRIAYL; from the exons ATGACCATGTGTAGCGGAGCGAGGCTGGCCCTGCTGCTCTACGGGATAATAATGCACAGCAGCGTCTACTGCTCACCTGCCGCCGCTGGACTCCGGTTCCCCGGGATCAG GCCAGAAGACGAGGCGTACGACGAGGACGGAAACCCGCTTCTGGACTTCTACGACCCGGAGCCGCCAGGCGCGGGGAGCCCCGCCTCCGCGCTCTACTACCCCGCGGAGAGGAG AGATGTCGCCCATGGGATCCTTAACAAGGCGTACCGCAAAGTGCTGGACCAGCTGTCCGCCAGGAAATACCTGCAGACGCTCGTGGCCAAGGGCCTGGG TGGGAAcctgggcggcggcgcggaggacgacTCGGAGCCGCTCTCCAAGCGCCACTCAGACGGAATCTTCACGGACAGCTACAGCCGCTACCGGAAACAAATGGCTGTCAAGAAATACTTGGCGGCCGTCCTAGGGAAAAGGTATAAACAAAGGGTTAAAAACAAAGGACGCCGAATAGCGTATTTGTAG